The Lolium perenne isolate Kyuss_39 chromosome 6, Kyuss_2.0, whole genome shotgun sequence genome segment GGTGCTCATATCACCGAGGCAAGTCCCGCAGTCTGCTTTGGTTTGTTGGGGGATTTCAGGCCGTTCTGTTCGAACCGTTTGGTCCTTGACCTGTCAAAATTGTGGCAACCTGTGATATAGTGGCTCTTGTTTGGTTAGTAGCCAAAATTTTGGTTGCCACTAAAATGTTGCCCACCTTCCTTCTCACAGTTCTTGCCAAGATTTTGGCCAACAAAGGAACAAGGAATCCTTAGCAATTTTTTTGCAGAAATGGTAAGGCATGAAATGGCATAAACCAAACATGTTCCAGTATCAGTAACCCCTTTCCACAGTCGGTGTACATCAACCATAAACCTCCTCATCCAACACGTGGCACACAGACAGAGGCAACCGCAGCCTTTTGTTAACTAGGACATACACGGACACACACACGCGCAAGCGCAAGAGATACCAGAGAACCTCGACCGCGATGGTGAGCCTCTCGACCGGCGTCCTGGGCGCCCTGAGCATCGCGTCCCTCGTCCTCTCCGTCCCGCTCATCGGCGTTGGCTCCTACCTCAACGACCACGCCGCCGGCGCCACCGAGTGCCAGCGCCTGCTTCGCCTCCCGGTCCTCGCGCTGGGCGGCGGGATCCTGCTCCTCTCCCTCATGGCGCTCGCCGGCGCGTGCTGCCGCCCGTGCAACCCGCTCCTCTTCCTCTACGTGATCGCCATGTTCTTCCTCGTCATCGGCATGTTCTTCGTCACCGTCTTCACCTACGCCGTCACCAACAAGGGCGCCGCCACGGCCGCCTCCGGAAGCGGCTACGGAGACTACCGGATCGGGGACTACTCCGACTGGCTCAAGGACAAGGTCGGGGACTACGACACGTGGCGGCAGATCCAGAGCTGCATGGCTGACTCGGGCATCTGCGGCGATGGCCACTTCAGTGGACGGTTCGGTGGCGTCGCCGCCGGAATCGACGCTACCGACTTCTACCGCCTGAATCTGCCGCTCCTCCAGGTACGGACGCGCGCATGCATGGATCCGTTTCGTTGATTGGTTGCATGGCGCGCATGCATCACGCATACAGCTATAGGCAGTGGCCACGTGTGTTTTTGTCTGATTTcgttctaagggcatctccaatgggGCGACCCATTTCGGACGTCAAAAATATCCGTGCGCATCCCTTAGCGTTCGctcaaatggtcgaaatcgaccctGCGTACGTTtgcgggggtggctccagcggcacgacgcaattTTTCGATTTTGCAtttttataacatgaaaacataatttacatagtaaaagaaagaaaaataaaaaccaTAAGAACGCTTGCACCTACTGgttctcatcgtcgctgtcgatcaCGACAAGCTCCAGTACCACCCACGGCTAGTTGGGAAGCGGCAGAACATACACCAGTGCcgccggcggtggtggaggtggaggagcccatgccggtggtgaaggtggaggaacCCACACCGGTGCAGGAGGTGGAGCAGCCCATGCCGGTGCTAGAGGTGGAGGCCCCCACGGGTTgtacggcggaggtggaggcggcggttgaACCGGTGGCGTGGCCGAGTCCTGGAGCGCCAGCCGTAGGGCTTCTTCCTCCGTGAGGCCCAGCGGCATGATGCCGGTGGCGTACCGGGGCTGCGGCGGCTGCATCGGTCGGTCCACCTCCGacacgaggacgccgagcctcgcgatctcgtcgtccgtcatgtggTCCAGGTACTCgaacttccggccctccgccatggccaacTGCTATTCTTGGAAAATGCACGCgccgtagtcgtcgatgtcgtccttggCCTCCTCATTGTGGTACGCCAGCGCGTCGTGGTCCTGTGCAGGCGCCGACGCCTGCCATGTTCGACGACGAGGCGCAGGTGGACGGTCAAAGGGGAAGTCCCTGTCGCCCAGGAAGCCCGCCCTCCTCCTCGGATCCTTCTCGAACTCGCGATAGGTGCGCCAGCTGTCGAAGTCGATGGCGTAGGcgggatcggcgcggaggtccagCGGCAGGTACCGCCGCCTGCCGGATCTCGGCGCTCCTATATGGCTCGCGCGCAGACACGGGCGGGACAGACACCTGGAGGTAGCtcagccgccagccgccaggcatgTGCACGTCCTTCAGTCGTTGCACGGCGTCCAGTTCGCGTGCATCAGCCGTGCCACGTGGACGGGCAGCGGCACCATGTGCGGCCGCTCCGACTTCTTGGTGCCGATGTCGGAcacctcgaagtcgttcttcttcttccccatggtgctGCGGTGGcacgcggcggtggtggtgggagTGGGGGTGTGGGCGATGGCAGGAACGATGCCGGTCGACTTTTAAGGCCGGTCGCGCATGGGAAATGATGCTAttaaggcggcgcagaagcccagccacCATCCGCCACTGCGCGCGAACCGCGACATTAATGGCGAGGGCTGCGGCGCAGATGCGGAAGCACTGACCGCGGAAGATGGCCGCGGAAGCGATGCCGTCGATACAGGCTCGTTGCTAGGCAGGCCGGTTGAGAAGCGAGCTCTCACTTtgggcgtccgcgcagcgtccgcgacGACGCATTCCAAACGCAAATATGCGCCGAGTTTGCGTCATTGCAGATGGCCCGGTCACGATGCGTCGCCCGGTGGAGCGTGTTCCAGACGTATTTTTGGCCcgggcggacgcaaacggtcgctcaacgtCGCTCCGTTAGAGATGCCCTAAGTGAAGTGATAATCAACAAAATGCTCATTTATTGGCGGAGATAGACTGTTGCATTAAC includes the following:
- the LOC127309355 gene encoding tetraspanin-7, producing MVSLSTGVLGALSIASLVLSVPLIGVGSYLNDHAAGATECQRLLRLPVLALGGGILLLSLMALAGACCRPCNPLLFLYVIAMFFLVIGMFFVTVFTYAVTNKGAATAASGSGYGDYRIGDYSDWLKDKVGDYDTWRQIQSCMADSGICGDGHFSGRFGGVAAGIDATDFYRLNLPLLQSGCCKPPAYCGYRPVNATFYEAPASGLDTTDADCQAWSNEQSLMCFRCNACKNAALATAKSNWRVVAGANVAALVLLTFAYSLGCCALRNNDRRRRHYY